The nucleotide sequence GTTATTAAACCCAGGTAATCTATTGGGAGGTATTACAAATGGATTTGAACTGGTTATCAATGACGGATTTTATGTATCTTTCCTTATTTTTAGGTATAGCAGCTATTCTTAAAGAAAAATTTAAGTTCTTCAGTAAGTTGCTTATTCCGACCTCAATATTGGCGGGTTTTGTTGGAATGTTATTAGGACCGGAAATTTTAAATATCGTACCTTTTAATGCTAAAAATTTGGAAAACTTGGTATATCACCTTATGGCCCTTGGTTTTATAGCCCTAACCTTAAAGGAAAGGGAAAACAAAAAAACTGCGGATAGCTATAAAACCGGAGTCTTTATCGTTAGTACCTATCTAATTCAGGGAATTGTGGGTTTTATCATATCTCTGGGTTTGTTATATACAATTTATCCCGATATTTTTCCAACATTTGGACTTCTGCTTCCTTTAGGCTATGGACAAGGACCTGGGCAAGCTTATTCCATAGGAAGTCAGTGGGAAAAGATGGGATTTGAAAATGGTGGTCAAATTGGTCTCACCATAGCAACCTTTGGATTTCTTTGGGCCTGTTTTGGAGGCGTACCAGTACTTAACTATTTAGTAAGAAAGAAAAAGCTTAAGCATGTGTCCACCGCTGGTGATATTATTCAACGTCCCTTAGTGGAAAAATCGGAGCCCGGTGAGATCCCCTTAAGTTCAGGCTTAGATAAGATTACTCTTCAGTTTTTCTTAATAGGAATAGTTTATTTGGTTACATATTTAATACTGAAGGGGCTATCCAATATACTTACTCCTCTGGGACTTTTCGGCGAGACTATGTCAAACTTACTTTGGGGTTTTCATTTTCTAATCGCCACAGTTTTGGCCATGGCTTTCAGAATGTTATATGATTTTCTCAAAAAAAAGAATTACATCAAGGAAGAATATACAAACAACTATCTCCTTCAGAGGATATCAGGATCAGCCTTTGATTATATGATTGCTGCTTCAATTTCAGTACTTTCACTTTATGCAATAAAAAGTGCCTTGATACCAATTTTGATATTATCTACAGCAGGCGGGATAGTGAGCATTGTGTACATTATATGGCTGGGCAAAAAAGTATATAAGACTCATGTATTAGAGAATACAGTGGCCTTATACGGCATGCTTACCGGTACAATTTCTACTGGATTGGCTCTGTTAAAGGAAGTGGACCCTGAATTTAAAACTCAAGCTGCAGAAAACCTTGTTTTAGGTAGTGCATCTGGTCTGCTTTTTGGTTTGCCCCTGCTGGCAATCCTGAACATTCCGGTAATGGGATATGTAAATAAACAGCCTCTAATGTATCTTTATACTCTGTTAGCTCTTATATTGTACTTTATTATAATACTGACCTTACTGCTGGCTAAAAGAAACAGAAAGTCACTGTCCATGAAAGAAGCTGCCTCGGATTTTGATGATTAACACTTACAATTGAAAACTACGCAATAAATAAAGAAATTCAGCAGGGCTGATTTCTTTATTTATTGTCCATTCATAATAATATCCTTAACCTCTTGCAATGAAGTAACCACATAATCTGGCTTTTCAATATATTTTATCTTATTTGTATCATACAGACACACCTTCACTCCTAAGGCCTTTGCTGCCAATATCTCCAATTCCCTGTCGCCTACTATTAACACTTCTTCCTTTTTCATGTTATATTTATCTACTAGGTAAGCATAGCCCTCAGGGTCAGGCTTTCTTTTGAAGCCACTGTGCCCAGTTATAATTTCTGTAAAAAGGTCTTCCATATTATATTGCTGTAGCAGTTCTTGTGTTGTATACCCCCTATGCGTTAATATGTAATTTCTTCTTCCACTTTCTGCAATCCGCCTGCACACTTCTTCTGCATATGGAAAAGGTTTAGCCATGTCAATTTCAGTTTCTTTATGTTTCTTTATCAAGTGGATAAAACTATCATCCAGTTTATAGGTATCCCTATAGTATTCTATGGCTTCCTTAGCAGACCTTTTCAGCAATTCCAGTATTGCTTCTTCGTCCTCCTCTATACCCAATTCATCTAAAGCGTGCTTATAGGTATATACAATACCCGGATAGGTATCAAAAAGTGTACCATCAAAATCCCAAATAATCTCTTTAAACATATGACCTCTCCTCTGTTAATTTCATATATGTTATAGTACCACATTAATCTTAATAATACATCATCCTTAGACAAGGAAAAAGGAATTATGTATTTATACTAATTCAATTGTAAATAATAGAAAGGGAAAATATCTTAACTTTTAAGGAGGATGTATTAATGGCAAAAAAAATGAAAACCATGGATGGTAATATGGCTGCTGCCGACGCATCGTATGCCTATACCGAAGTAGCTGCTATATACCCCATAACTCCATCTACTCCAATGGCCGAAACTGTAGATGAATGGGCCGCACATGGTAAGAAAAATATATTCCATCAGACCGTAAAGGTTGTAGAAATGCAATCTGAAGCCGGAGCTGCAGGTTCCATGCATGGTTCCTTAGTGGCAGGAGCTTTAACTAGTACATATACTGCTTCTCAAGGATTATTACTGATGATTCCAAATATTTATAAGATGGCCGGTGAGCTATTACCCGGTGTACTGCACGTAAGTGCCCGTGCTATTGCTACCCATGCTCTTTCAATATTTGGCGACCATC is from Clostridium thermarum and encodes:
- a CDS encoding HAD-IA family hydrolase; amino-acid sequence: MFKEIIWDFDGTLFDTYPGIVYTYKHALDELGIEEDEEAILELLKRSAKEAIEYYRDTYKLDDSFIHLIKKHKETEIDMAKPFPYAEEVCRRIAESGRRNYILTHRGYTTQELLQQYNMEDLFTEIITGHSGFKRKPDPEGYAYLVDKYNMKKEEVLIVGDRELEILAAKALGVKVCLYDTNKIKYIEKPDYVVTSLQEVKDIIMNGQ
- a CDS encoding sodium/glutamate symporter codes for the protein MDLNWLSMTDFMYLSLFLGIAAILKEKFKFFSKLLIPTSILAGFVGMLLGPEILNIVPFNAKNLENLVYHLMALGFIALTLKERENKKTADSYKTGVFIVSTYLIQGIVGFIISLGLLYTIYPDIFPTFGLLLPLGYGQGPGQAYSIGSQWEKMGFENGGQIGLTIATFGFLWACFGGVPVLNYLVRKKKLKHVSTAGDIIQRPLVEKSEPGEIPLSSGLDKITLQFFLIGIVYLVTYLILKGLSNILTPLGLFGETMSNLLWGFHFLIATVLAMAFRMLYDFLKKKNYIKEEYTNNYLLQRISGSAFDYMIAASISVLSLYAIKSALIPILILSTAGGIVSIVYIIWLGKKVYKTHVLENTVALYGMLTGTISTGLALLKEVDPEFKTQAAENLVLGSASGLLFGLPLLAILNIPVMGYVNKQPLMYLYTLLALILYFIIILTLLLAKRNRKSLSMKEAASDFDD